A region of the bacterium genome:
CGCTCGTGCTCCGGCTGTATGAGGCGTTCGGCCAGCCGGCTAGGACAGCGCTGACCCTGCGCATGCCGTTCAGCCGGGCATTCGTTACCGACCTGCTGGAACACAACGTCGAAGAACTGACGGTCACCGGCGGCAGGCTCGAACTCGCGTTCCGGCCCTTCGAGATCAAGACCATCCGCCTCATGCCGGCTGACAGCACTCGCAGGATGGACCAATCAATACAGCACTGAATGGAGGAATTATGCCCCGCGTTATACACTTCGACCTGATGTCCGAACAGCCGGAGAAGCTGGTTGAGTTCTGCACCAACGCCTTCGGCTGGAACGCAGTGAAATGGGATGGCCCGATGGAGTACTGGCTGGTGGGAACTGGCGACCGGTCAAAGCCCGGTATCGACGGCGGCATCGGACGCGGTAAGCCTGTGGACCAGGTCGTGCTTACCCTCGACGCTACTGACCTCGACGCGGCTATCGCCAGGGCGGTAGCGGCCGGCGCGAAGCTCGTGCAGCCCCGTGGCCCGATTCCCGGAATAGGATGGTACGCCGCAGTCCAAGCTCCGGACGGGAACATGTTTGGTCTGATGCAGGACGACCCGTCGGCCAAGTAGGCCAGACTGGTACTGACGTTCGCCTAAGTAATGGGCAGCCTGCGTCACCCTCACCCTT
Encoded here:
- a CDS encoding VOC family protein — encoded protein: MPRVIHFDLMSEQPEKLVEFCTNAFGWNAVKWDGPMEYWLVGTGDRSKPGIDGGIGRGKPVDQVVLTLDATDLDAAIARAVAAGAKLVQPRGPIPGIGWYAAVQAPDGNMFGLMQDDPSAK